The genome window CGCGCGGGGTGATCAGCCGCGGGTCGTTGAGGTCCGACTCGGCGATCAGGAACAGCGGCCGGTCGACCTCCTCGGCGAGCGTGTCGACCGCCGCCGACAGCTCCTCCAGGAAGTGCAGCGCGCGGGTGTCCTTCAGCGCGTGCACCGCGTCCAGCCGCAACCCGTCGAGGCGGTAGTCCCGCAGCCAGGCGAGCGCGCTGTCCAGGAAGTACGTCCGCACCTCGTCCGAGCCGGGCGCGTCCAGATTGACCGCCGCGCCCCACGGCGTGTGGTGCCGCTCGGTGAAGTACGGGCCGAACACGGGCAGGTGGTTGCCGGACGGCCCCAGATGGTTGTGCACCACGTCGAGCACGACCCCGAGGCCCAGCCCGTGTGCCGCGTCCACGAACCGCTTCAGCGCCTCGGGCCCGCCGTACGGCTCGTGCACGGCCCACAGGGAGACGCCCTCGTAACCCCAGCCGTGCGTCCCCGGGAACGGGCACAGCGGCATCAACTCCACATGGGTGACGCCCAGTTCGACGAGATGTCCGAGGCGTTCGGCCGCCGCGTCCAGGGTGCCCTCGGGGGTGTACGTGCCGATGTGCAGCTCGTACAGCACCGCGCCCGGCAGCCCGCGCCCCGCCCACTCCGCCCGCCAGTCGTAGCGACCGTGGTCGACCACCGCGCTCAGCCCGTCGGGGCCGTCCGGCTGGCGGCGTGAGCGTGGATCGGGCCGCACCGGGCCGTCGTCGACGGCGAAGCCGTAGCGCGTGCCGTCCGACGCCTCCGCCTGCGCGGTCCACCACCCGGGGCGCCCCGGATCGCGCTCCATGGCGTGCGCGGCGCCCGCGCGGTGGAGTGTCAGACGGTCGGCCTGCGGTGCCCACACCTCGAACTGCACGGAACGCTTCTCCCTCGGCTGCCGGTCGGGGGCCTGGGTGGTCAGGGGTCGGCGGCCGGAGCCGGGCGAGGCCCTCCACCGCCGTCGTCCGTCACCGCCGCTGTCCATCGTGCGGCAAACGAGATCGCCGCGCGCTCGGATCGCCGCTTTTGCCCGTACGCCTCGCATCGTCCGGCGGGCGTGTTCGGGCATGTTCCGGCATGTCCGGGGATGGTCACCGTTCACGGTCTGTCTGGACACCTCATGTCCCCCTGACCGACAATCACACGCGTGACGTCGTCCTTCGAGTTCCACACATACCCCGCGCGGCTGTCGGACGCCGAGCGCGACCGCGCGCTGAGGGCGCTCCGTGACGGCGTCGCACTGGGCCGTCTGTCGCACGAC of Streptomyces phaeolivaceus contains these proteins:
- the treZ gene encoding malto-oligosyltrehalose trehalohydrolase — encoded protein: MQFEVWAPQADRLTLHRAGAAHAMERDPGRPGWWTAQAEASDGTRYGFAVDDGPVRPDPRSRRQPDGPDGLSAVVDHGRYDWRAEWAGRGLPGAVLYELHIGTYTPEGTLDAAAERLGHLVELGVTHVELMPLCPFPGTHGWGYEGVSLWAVHEPYGGPEALKRFVDAAHGLGLGVVLDVVHNHLGPSGNHLPVFGPYFTERHHTPWGAAVNLDAPGSDEVRTYFLDSALAWLRDYRLDGLRLDAVHALKDTRALHFLEELSAAVDTLAEEVDRPLFLIAESDLNDPRLITPRERGGLGLHAQWNDDFHHTLHTTLTGESQGYYEDFARAGLAGLAKTLTGGYFHDGSYSSFRERRHGRPLDRTSVSAHRLLGYTQTHDQIGNRAQGDRLAATLSPGLLACAATLTLAGPFTPMLFMGEEWAASTPWQFFTDHTDPELAEAVRRGRRREFAAHGWAEEDVPDPQDPATRDRSCLDWAEPAREPHARMLAWYRALIALRRAFPDLSDPDLSDVKVAYDEEAGWFGFRRGDVRVAVNLGKETATIPVGVPHARVLASWDPVEAPGADGVLALGGESCVVLTVA